Proteins from one Enoplosus armatus isolate fEnoArm2 chromosome 4, fEnoArm2.hap1, whole genome shotgun sequence genomic window:
- the mfsd14bb gene encoding hippocampus abundant transcript 1 protein has translation MNLEKTATEANDIMLVRSSHGRGRARVTHAVVVIFLEFFAWGLLTTPMLTVLHETFPQHTFLMNGLVQGVKGFLSFLSAPLIGALSDIWGRKSFLLMTVFFTCAPIPFMRISPWWYFALISVSGIFAVTFSVIFAYVADITEEHERSTAYGLVSATFAASLVTSPAIGAYLSAQYGDSLVVLIATVIAVADIAFVFFVVPESLPDKMRLTSWGFPISWEQADPFASLRRVGKDTTVLLICVTVFLSYLPEAGQYSSFFLYLRQVIEFSPAAIAAFIAMVGILSIVAQTLFLSVLMRTIGNKNTVLLGLGFQLFQLAWYGFGSEPWMMWAAGTVAAMSSITFPAVSALVSHSASPDQQGVAQGMITGIRGLCNGLGPALYGFIFFLFNVELNDMEPVAGRPAPSTEVHTHTHTQKAIIPGPPFLFGACAVLFALLVALFIPEHHRLADIKTCSARKSSSTSTAHAQSASPLATPTSDAEDIEPLLQDSSM, from the exons CACGGCCGAGGCCGAGCCAGAGTGACTCATGCGGTGGTGGTGATCTTCCTGGAGTTCTTCGCCTGGGGACTGCTGACCACACCCATGCTGACC GTCCTCCATGAGACGTTTCCTCAGCACACCTTCCTGATGAACGGCCTGGTCCAGGGGGTGAAG GGCTTCCTGTCGTTTCTGTCGGCTCCTCTGATTGGTGCGCTGTCAGACATCTGGGGCAGGAAGTCCTTCCTCCTCATGACGGTCTTCTTCACCTGCGCCCCCATCCCCTTCATGAGGATCAGCCCATG gtGGTATTTTGCTCTGATCTCCGTCTCGGGGATTTTCGCTGTGACCTTCTCGGTGATCTTCGCCTACGTGGCCGACATCACGGAGGAGCATGAGCGGAGCACGGCCTACGGACTG GTCTCGGCGACCTTCGCGGCCAGTCTGGTGACGAGCCCGGCCATCGGGGCCTACCTGTCCGCACAGTACGGGGACAGCCTGGTGGTCCTGATCGCCACGGTGATCGCCGTGGCCGACATCGCCTTCGTGTTCTTCGTCGTCCCGGAGTCGCTGCCCGACAAGATGCGGCTGACGTCCTGGGGCTTCCCCATCTCCTGGGAGCAGGCCGACCCCTTCGCC tctcTGCGTCGGGTCGGGAAAGACACCACAGTGCTGCTGATCTGTGTCACAGTGTTCCTGTCCTACCTGCCTGAGGCCGGACAGTACTCCAGCTTCTTCCTCTACCTgagacag GTGATCGAGTTTTCTCCTGCAGCCATCGCAGCCTTCATCGCCATGGTGGGAATCCTCTCTATAGTCGCTCAG ACTCTCTTCCTCAGTGTTTTGATGAGGACCATTGGAAACAAGAACACGGTTCTTCTGGGTCTGGGCTTTCAGCTCTTCCAGCTGGCCTGGTACGGCTTCGGCTCCGAACCGTG gaTGATGTGGGCAGCAGGAACAGTAGCAGCCATGTCCTCCATCACCTTCCCAGCAGTCTCTGCTCTGGTGTCACACAGTGCATCACCTGACCAGCAAG gtgtggcCCAGGGGATGATCACAGGTATCAGAGGTCTGTGTAACGGTTTGGGTCCGGCTCTCTACGgtttcatcttcttcctcttcaacgTGGAGCTGAACGACATGGAGCCGGTGGCAGGAAGACCGGCACCAAGcacagaggtacacacacacacacacacac agaaGGCGATCATCCCCGGCCCCCCCTTCCTGTTCGGGGCGTGTGCCGTCTTATTCGCTCTCCTCGTCGCCCTCTTCATCCCCGAGCACCACCGATTGGCCGACATCAAGACCTGCTCCGCCCGCAAGTCCAGCAGCACCTCCACTGCACACGCTCAGAGCGCCAGCCCTCTGGCCACGCCCACCAGCGACGCGGAGGACATCGAGCCCCTCCTACAGGACAGCAGCATGTGA
- the lrrc2 gene encoding leucine-rich repeat-containing protein 2 — MGLGRKVDVPVCDLSLIRGIWEVRVKKHRQKEKKEQERVEKSALPKIDQQWQYRIYCKTLKTKELNLLHHYLERATLTDIQPYTAAEQQNQKDQHDQKDLEQSKLIFQLDGDHWTDFPKELQWMTYLKEWHVRGTKIRQLPDYLALFTQLTVLEIPKNTIAELPPEIGKLTGLRELNASYNRLSRVPPELGNCENLKRLELAGNHNLSELPFELSSLKQLVHLDIADNRFVSIPICALRMSGLQMLDLSNNSLSDLPQDMDRLEQLVTLLVHKNNLSYLPHCLTNISTLKMIVVSGDKLNCIPTKLCSNPDIKFIRLYDNPAGEGKKKKEEEKKKEKKKRWREPREEEVKKDSREKEFIEAYISTLKDRDTVPYSTTKVSISCLL, encoded by the exons ATGGGTTTGGGGAGGAAGGTGGACGTCCCGGTCTGTGATCTGTCTCTGATCAGAGGGATCTGGGAGGTCCGAGTGAAGAAACAccgacagaaagagaagaaagagcaggagagggtCGAGAAGAGCGCCCTCCCCAA gATTGACCAGCAGTGGCAGTATCGTATCTACTGTAAGACACTGAAGACCAAAGAACTGAACCTGCTGCACCACTACCTGGAGAGAGCTACCCTGACTGATATACAGCCGTACACAG cagcagagcagcagaatcAGAAAGACCAGCATGATCAGAAGGATCTGGAGCAGAGCAAGCTGATCTTCCAGCTGGATGGAGATCATTGGACG GACTTCCCCAAAGAGCTGCAGTGGATGACCTACCTGAAAGAGTGGCACGTCAGAGGGACGAAGATCCGTCAGCTGCCTGACTACCTGGCTCTGTTCACCCAGCTCACCGTGCTCGAGATCCCCAAAAACACCATCGCCGAGCTGCCACCTGAGATCG gtAAACTGACGGGTTTAAGGGAATTAAACGCCAGCTACAACCGTCTGTCCAGAGTCCCTCCAGAGCTCGGAAACTGTGAGAACCTGAAGAGACTCGAACTCGCAGGGAACCACAACCTATCCGAGCTGCCGTTTGAG CTGAGCAGCCTGAAGCAGCTGGTTCACCTGGACATCGCGGACAACAGGTTCGTGTCGATCCCCATCTGCGCTCTGAGGATGAGCGGCCTGCAGATGTTGGACCTGAGTAACAACAGTCTGTCCGACCTGCCGCAGGACATGGACAG gttgGAGCAGCTGGTCACCTTGCTCGTCCACAAGAACAACCTGTCTTACCTCCCTCACTGTCTCACCAACATCTCCACACTCAAGATGATCGTCGTCAGCGGCGACAAGCTCAACTGCATCCCGACCAAACTGTGCAGCAACCCCGACATCAA GTTTATTCGACTGTATGACAACCCAGCTGgtgaagggaagaagaagaaagaagaggagaagaagaaagagaagaagaagaggtggagagagccgagagaggaggaggtgaagaaggacagcagagagaaagagttcaTCGAGGCGTACATCAGCACGCTGAAGGACAGAG ACACCGTCCCCTACTCCACCACCAAGGTCTCCATCTCCTGcctgctgtga